Proteins from a single region of Xenopus laevis strain J_2021 chromosome 9_10S, Xenopus_laevis_v10.1, whole genome shotgun sequence:
- the LOC108702866 gene encoding traf2 and NCK-interacting protein kinase isoform X1: MRELKFLQQFGGHKNIASYYGAYYRAPLTECSSELLEIVLEYCGGGSLDNLISKTNGQSLKETWIGYVCKEVLKGLNHIHKNRAVHRDIKSLNIMLTETAKVKIIDFGNSWDLDPQTGLCYEAEGTAHWMAPEAIRQKGQRLAYDTKCDIWSLGITAIEMAEGKPPYADQYPVEHLIREAQPPKLQSNRWSQRFVSFLESCLKKDPSERGSAEELLQHPFVTQLPPKKIIKVEIEEHLRTLQNLPAKKGVTLWTLKQLRHACDFCAQTSAEQEAALQMALEGFSCY, from the exons atgagggagctgaagtttctccagcagTTTGGAGGCCACAAGAACATCGCCTCTTACTATGGAGCCTACTACAGGGCTCCACTCACGGAGTGCTCATCGGAGCTCTTGGAA ATTGTTCTCGAGTACTGTGGTGGAGGCTCTCTTGACAACCTCATCAGCAAGACCAatggccaatccctgaaggagacctggattggctatgtctgcaaggaggttttaaag GGGCTGAACCACATCCACAAGAACCGGGCCGTTCATAGAGACATCAAGAGCCtgaacatcatgctcacagagacggccaaagtgaagatca tcgactttggaaacAGCTGGGACCTGGACCCGCAGACTGGATTGTGCTACGAAGCGGAAGGGACTGCACATTGGATGGCACCCGAGGCCATAAGGCAGAAGGGCCAGCGCCTGGCGTacgacaccaaa tgtgacatctggtcgctggggataaccgccatcgaaatggccgagggaaaaccac CATATGCAGATCAATACCCAGTGGAGCACCTGATAAGAGAAGCCCAACCACCGAAGCTTCAGTCAAACCGATG GTCACAACGTTTTGTGTCCTTCTTGGAGTCCTGTCTGAAGAAGGATCCTTCGGAGAGAGGGAGTGCTgaagaactcctgcagcacccatttGTCACCCAACTGCCACCTAAGAAGATCATCAAGGTTGAGATTGAAGAACATCTCCGGACTCTGCAGAACCTGCCGGCCAAGAAGGGAGTAACTCTCTGGACCCTGAAACAGCTGCGGCATGCTTGTGACTTCTGTGCACAGACATCggcagaacaagaagcagctctgcaaatggcCCTGGAGGGCTTCTCCTGTTATTGA
- the LOC108702866 gene encoding serine/threonine-protein kinase TAO2-like isoform X2: MWLTVDTPLLVCVIRIKDEHYTFYLCCNPNLPVSQSDLLSNGVRTLPLSSTEVQEGWEPLVEVRHHWRPSIRKGDLRQYSIMATVGPSLANAQWERILMPVLKMAEWGSVSSWCNIPGECDIWSLGITAIEMAEGKPPYADQYPVEHLIREAQPPKLQSNRWSQRFVSFLESCLKKDPSERGSAEELLQHPFVTQLPPKKIIKVEIEEHLRTLQNLPAKKGVTLWTLKQLRHACDFCAQTSAEQEAALQMALEGFSCY; encoded by the exons ATGTGGCTAACAGTAGATACGCCCCTGTTGGTCTGTGTGATAAGAATTAAAGAtgaacattatacattttacctttgttgtaacCCCAATTTGCCAGTGTCTCAGTCAGACCTGCTCTCCAATGGTGTGAGGACTTTACCTCTCAGTAGCACAGAGGTACAAGAAGGATGGGAACCTTTGGTAGAGGTGAGACACCACTGGAGACCTTCAATCAGAAAGGGAGATCTACGACAGTACAGCATAATGGCTACTGTGGGGCCGTCACTGGCAAACGCACAGTGGGAGAGAATATTGATGCCAGTATTAAAGATGGCAGAATGGGGCTCCGTCAGCAGCTGGTGCAACATCCCAGGGGAG tgtgacatctggtcgctggggataaccgccatcgaaatggccgagggaaaaccac CATATGCAGATCAATACCCAGTGGAGCACCTGATAAGAGAAGCCCAACCACCGAAGCTTCAGTCAAACCGATG GTCACAACGTTTTGTGTCCTTCTTGGAGTCCTGTCTGAAGAAGGATCCTTCGGAGAGAGGGAGTGCTgaagaactcctgcagcacccatttGTCACCCAACTGCCACCTAAGAAGATCATCAAGGTTGAGATTGAAGAACATCTCCGGACTCTGCAGAACCTGCCGGCCAAGAAGGGAGTAACTCTCTGGACCCTGAAACAGCTGCGGCATGCTTGTGACTTCTGTGCACAGACATCggcagaacaagaagcagctctgcaaatggcCCTGGAGGGCTTCTCCTGTTATTGA